The Candidatus Defluviibacterium haderslevense DNA window GTAGTAAATCCGGTAATCAAATAATTGTCTTCAGAATCTACGACCAGATCAAATGCATTGGTTCTCTGATTATGGTATCCATAAGTTTTAAAATAAAGGGGTACACCCAATGGACTGGCTTTTAAAATAAATGCCTGAAATGTGCTATCCGCTATACAACGTCCTGTTATAATGAGGTTATCCTCTGAATCTGTTTTAACTGCATAGGCTTCATCATACGTCCCACTTGGATTTCCATAAGTCTTAGTCCACAAAATATTTCCATTGCGGTCTAATTTAAACATATACAAATCATCTGCAATACGGTCTGATCCATAACTGCCCGTACTTCCGACTACCACAAAACCACTATCTCTGGTCATTACAATATCACGTCCAAATTCAAGATTATTTCCAATACGTCGCATCCATTTTACTTTTCCTGTGGCAGAAATCCGACCACATAAGATAGATGCTTGGAAAAAACCAGTTCCAAGGCTAAATGTAAAAACTACATCTCCGCTATCAGCTTCTACGATACCCATATTAGTATTCGTAGGTGATCCAGAGGGGCCCAAACCTTTTGACCAAATTGGGTTGCCTAAACAATCATATTTAGTTATAATTCCCTCAGATCGATTAAAAGTGTCGGTCAAGAAACCCAAAGTAACAAATCCACCATCTGAAAATGACTCCACATCATAAAAGTTGGTGTAAGAATTTTTTATGCCCGGTGTAAATGCCTTACTATAATATAATTTTTGGAATTGAATATTTTGTGCAAAAGTCTGAATACTAAAACAGAACATAATACAAAAAATAGTAGAGTGTATTATTTCTTTGATAATGAGTCGCATAATTTAAAATTAGTTAGCAAAATACTTGTTTTTATAGTTTACAAACAGAAAATTCATATTTTTTTAATATATTTTTGCACAATTAATCAAATCTAATAATTTGAGAAAAGCTTTTCTCACAAATATTCTGTTACTTATTTTTATTAATGCGCTAATAAAACCACTGTATTTATTAGGTATTGATCGTAATATTCAATTAATAACAGGGACTAGTCAATATGGCATGTTCATCAATATTCTTAATTTTACAATCATACTTCAGTTCATCAGTGATTTCGGTTTACAAAACTATACTGCACGATTTGCCAGCCAACAAAAAAATATCATTACTAGTGGAATAAAAAATTTATTTGGATTCAAAATCCTACTTTCCATTATTTATTTTTTTGTTATCATAATATGTTCTAGAATTTGGTATGGTGATCAAATCAATTTCTGGTTTGTAATCCATGTAGCCATCAATCAATTATTAATTAGCGCTATGCTGTTTATTCGTTCTAATATAGCAGGACTTGGATTATATAAAACGGATAGCTTACTTTCTGCATTAGATCGGGTAATTCTTATTATAGTCTGTGGATTATTTATAGTTACACCAATACTTAGACCCTATATTACCATTGAACTTTTTGTTTGGTTTCAATCTATTTCCATTGGGTTATGTATCATCATTGGGTTAATCATCTTGGCTTCAAAGCAATATCAATTCGATTTACAATTTTTATCAATTAAAGATATCAAGCAAATTACTTATATTTGTTTACCGTTCGCCTTAATTTACTTGACCAGTTCTATATTTTATAAAGGCGATACGTTACTACTTGAAAGAATACTTCCGGATGGAAAAAACGAAGTGGGAATTTATGCTGCTTCCATGCGCCTTTATGAAGCAGCTAGTATGTTTTCACTAGCATTTGGAACTTTACTTTTAGCTATGTTTGCCCGATTACATAGTGATGTCAATAAATTAAAATTATTGTTCAAAACTTCAATGCATCTGTTATTATTTATCACCATTTGCATTTCCTTTACAGGATATTTTTATTCTAAACAAATTATTTCTTTATTTTATCATACTTACGATGAATATTGGTCTCTAATTTTAACATTCATGATGTTAGCTTTTATTCCCGGCAGTCTTAATTACATACTAAGTGCATATTTTCAAGCAACACATAAAGAAAAACTACTTTTGTATATTTATATTTTTATCGCAATCATATCCATACTTTTAAATATATTTTTTATTCCATCTTTTAAAGCTCTAGGGTCTTCATGGACTTATCTATTAAGCCAAGCTATATTGATGTTCGTACAATTATGGTTTATTCATAAAACATTTAAATTCAATGTAAAACTATACACCAAACCCATCGCATTTTTTGGCATTTCACTTGTTGGATTTTATTTAATACATGAATATATCTCTATAAATTATATTATACAGATTGCTTTAAGCAATGTATTTATTTTAGTTATTGCCTTCTATTCTAAAATATT harbors:
- a CDS encoding polysaccharide biosynthesis C-terminal domain-containing protein, which codes for MRKAFLTNILLLIFINALIKPLYLLGIDRNIQLITGTSQYGMFINILNFTIILQFISDFGLQNYTARFASQQKNIITSGIKNLFGFKILLSIIYFFVIIICSRIWYGDQINFWFVIHVAINQLLISAMLFIRSNIAGLGLYKTDSLLSALDRVILIIVCGLFIVTPILRPYITIELFVWFQSISIGLCIIIGLIILASKQYQFDLQFLSIKDIKQITYICLPFALIYLTSSIFYKGDTLLLERILPDGKNEVGIYAASMRLYEAASMFSLAFGTLLLAMFARLHSDVNKLKLLFKTSMHLLLFITICISFTGYFYSKQIISLFYHTYDEYWSLILTFMMLAFIPGSLNYILSAYFQATHKEKLLLYIYIFIAIISILLNIFFIPSFKALGSSWTYLLSQAILMFVQLWFIHKTFKFNVKLYTKPIAFFGISLVGFYLIHEYISINYIIQIALSNVFILVIAFYSKIFSIQELKQIWLEKHNS